In Bradyrhizobium sp. CCBAU 051011, the following are encoded in one genomic region:
- a CDS encoding SDR family NAD(P)-dependent oxidoreductase, with amino-acid sequence MTAKQDLSAHVALVTGASRGIGAAIARTLAQAGAAVAVNYRERAADADAVVADIKASGGRAIAVAADVSQAAAVAGMVEQITSALRPIDILVNNAGVAMVRGVDDLTEDDFDRTITVNLKSAFLCTQAVLPAMRARKWGRIVNISSGAARGAGAIGVHYNASKAGMEGLTRGYAARLVKEGITVNAVAPSLIETDMMGGRTDLARNIPLGRMGQADEVAQAVAMVLGNSYMTGQTIVLNGGMAFI; translated from the coding sequence ATGACAGCCAAACAGGATCTCAGCGCGCATGTCGCGCTGGTGACGGGCGCATCCCGCGGCATCGGCGCGGCGATTGCACGGACGCTTGCGCAAGCCGGCGCCGCGGTTGCGGTCAATTACCGCGAGCGCGCCGCTGATGCCGATGCGGTCGTTGCTGACATCAAGGCAAGCGGCGGCCGCGCTATCGCCGTTGCGGCTGACGTCTCGCAGGCGGCGGCCGTTGCCGGCATGGTCGAGCAGATCACTTCCGCGCTCCGCCCGATCGACATTCTCGTCAACAATGCGGGCGTCGCGATGGTGCGTGGCGTCGACGACCTCACCGAAGATGATTTCGACCGCACCATCACGGTGAATCTGAAATCCGCCTTCCTGTGCACGCAGGCCGTGCTGCCGGCGATGCGGGCGCGCAAATGGGGCCGCATCGTCAACATCTCGTCAGGTGCGGCGCGCGGCGCCGGCGCCATAGGTGTGCACTACAACGCCTCCAAGGCCGGCATGGAGGGTCTTACGCGCGGCTATGCGGCGCGGCTGGTCAAGGAAGGCATCACCGTCAACGCGGTGGCGCCGTCGCTGATCGAGACCGATATGATGGGCGGCCGGACCGACCTCGCGCGCAACATCCCGCTCGGGCGCATGGGGCAGGCCGACGAAGTGGCACAAGCCGTCGCGATGGTGCTCGGCAACAGCTACATGACCGGACAGACCATCGTCCTCAATGGCGGCATGGCGTTCATTTGA
- a CDS encoding ABC transporter substrate-binding protein, whose translation MTSHRITLLVGAVLLGIAGSAQAAGEIAIVRDLAGRVGPVIGSAQACRDIARPRIQTIVDKFSQVIREASSNEAERSDLTQVFDRSVADGRTAVTSGKIDCVRADRQLADLERSISGPSLSSVIGPSPAAAATAANAATAPTANVPAGPLPRGIGEKEIRFGIAAPFSGSARELGRQMKLGIETAFNRINDAGGVDGRMLKLFAADDGYEPSRTAEAMKQLYEKDQVFGIVGNVGTPTAAVAIPYALERRMLFFGAFTGANILRNDPPDRYVFNYRASYVQETDAVVRYLVKIRRLQPRQIAVFAQQDSYGDAGFQGVAKAFRAMGANDGAILRLNYARNTVDVDEAINQLKVAKPPIKAVVMVATYRAAARFIEKTRDVYPGLIYSNVSFVGSTALAEELKLLGPRYTNGVIVTQVVPAVSGYSSAVLEYKNALAKYFPGEAPDYVSFEGYVAANVLIAGIKRTGPQLDTEKLIDTLETMRNLDLGLGTQLSFGRSEHQASNKVWGTALDESGRYQPLDLE comes from the coding sequence ATGACCTCGCATCGGATCACTTTATTGGTCGGTGCCGTGCTCCTCGGCATCGCAGGCAGCGCCCAGGCAGCCGGCGAAATCGCGATCGTGCGCGATCTTGCAGGCCGCGTCGGCCCCGTGATCGGCTCGGCCCAGGCCTGCCGCGACATTGCGCGTCCCCGCATCCAGACCATCGTCGACAAGTTTTCGCAGGTGATCCGGGAGGCCTCGTCGAACGAGGCCGAGCGTTCCGATCTCACCCAGGTGTTCGATCGCAGCGTCGCCGACGGCCGCACCGCCGTTACCTCGGGCAAGATCGATTGCGTCCGGGCCGACCGTCAGCTCGCCGATCTCGAGCGCTCGATCTCGGGACCGAGCCTCTCCAGCGTCATCGGCCCCTCGCCTGCCGCGGCGGCAACGGCTGCGAATGCGGCGACCGCGCCGACCGCCAACGTGCCGGCCGGGCCGCTGCCGCGCGGCATCGGCGAAAAGGAAATTCGCTTCGGCATCGCAGCCCCCTTCTCCGGCTCGGCCCGCGAGCTGGGACGTCAGATGAAGCTCGGCATCGAAACCGCCTTCAACCGGATCAACGATGCCGGCGGCGTCGACGGGCGGATGCTCAAACTGTTTGCCGCAGACGACGGCTACGAGCCCTCGCGCACTGCCGAGGCCATGAAGCAGCTTTATGAAAAGGACCAGGTGTTTGGCATCGTCGGCAATGTCGGCACGCCGACCGCCGCGGTCGCGATTCCCTACGCGCTCGAACGCCGGATGCTGTTCTTCGGGGCGTTCACCGGCGCCAACATCCTGCGCAACGATCCGCCGGATCGCTACGTCTTCAACTATCGCGCCAGCTACGTTCAGGAAACCGACGCTGTCGTTCGCTACCTCGTCAAGATCCGCCGGCTGCAGCCGCGGCAGATCGCAGTGTTTGCGCAGCAGGATTCCTACGGCGATGCCGGATTTCAGGGGGTCGCCAAGGCGTTCCGCGCGATGGGGGCAAACGACGGCGCCATCCTGCGGCTCAACTATGCGCGGAACACCGTCGACGTGGACGAGGCGATCAACCAGTTGAAGGTTGCGAAGCCGCCGATCAAGGCCGTCGTCATGGTCGCCACCTATCGGGCCGCGGCGCGGTTCATCGAGAAGACGCGCGATGTCTATCCCGGCTTGATCTACTCCAACGTCTCGTTCGTCGGTTCCACCGCGCTGGCCGAAGAACTGAAGCTGTTGGGACCGCGCTACACCAACGGCGTGATCGTGACGCAGGTGGTGCCGGCGGTGTCGGGCTATTCGTCAGCCGTGCTCGAATACAAGAACGCGCTCGCCAAATATTTCCCCGGCGAAGCGCCCGACTACGTTTCGTTCGAGGGCTATGTCGCCGCCAACGTCCTGATCGCGGGCATTAAGCGAACCGGCCCGCAGCTCGATACGGAGAAGCTGATCGACACGTTGGAGACCATGCGCAATCTCGACCTCGGTCTCGGGACCCAGCTGAGCTTCGGCCGCTCCGAGCACCAGGCCTCGAACAAGGTGTGGGGTACGGCCCTCGACGAAAGCGGACGTTACCAGCCGCTCGACCTCGAATGA
- a CDS encoding mechanosensitive ion channel domain-containing protein, whose translation MSHKLLPSILLVCALLSLPAFAQPAAPPASSVADKAGALTPEQAKRALETLSDDKKRAEMIETLRAVANAPQQQAAPENKSAVPLEADSLGAQLLLMVSEQVREISREVADIARTLTHYRAFYWWFLRTAQDPSAYHQLFDIAWKLALVFLCAFAAEWLAFRLIKRPVALLEARLPQAARAPAQTLAVADPPSSVADVTAAPELQRRRLGLARAWQSLVRLPFVLGRLLLELLPVLVFLGIATMLLGTEIGDLPTPRLVILAVVNAYALSRVLICVVGGLAGPFGLFRVRAETAVYIEIWARRIVAVGVSGIAFANVALLLGLHRAGYAALLRLVMLVVHLFIVVIILQCRRPVADAIRAPAGREGAAARVRNRVAGLWHYLAIALDLALWAVWALNIRNGYALLLQYFVGTIAVALIVRLATMLVLSLIDRGFRISPDLLHRFPGLETRANRYLPLLRNIISAAIAFIGLVALLEVWGVDAIVWFYGGQIGSRLLSAVVTIGIAALAAAAIWEISNALMDRKISALSRDGHYVRAARLRTFQPMLRTALLCLIVTVVGLTALSEIGVNVAPLLAGAGIVGIAIGFGSQKLVQDLITGLFLLLENTVQVGDNVTLSGLSGVVENVSIRTLRLRAGDGSVHIVPFSAVTTITNSSRGAGNAAVSVNVSYKEDTDRAGEILKDIVAEMRNEPEYRHLIRGDLELWGVDKVDGSMASIVGQIRCTDAGRWPVQREFNRRMKRRFQERGIEIAPGGQTILMQVPTSAEIASDAMPRRAAG comes from the coding sequence GTGTCGCACAAGCTCCTGCCGTCGATCCTCCTCGTCTGCGCGCTGCTTTCACTCCCGGCCTTCGCTCAGCCCGCGGCTCCGCCGGCTTCCTCCGTCGCTGACAAAGCCGGCGCCCTGACGCCTGAGCAGGCGAAGCGGGCGCTCGAAACGCTTTCCGACGACAAGAAGCGCGCCGAGATGATCGAGACACTGCGCGCGGTCGCCAATGCCCCGCAGCAGCAAGCCGCGCCCGAAAACAAATCCGCCGTTCCGCTGGAGGCGGACAGTCTTGGCGCGCAGCTCCTGCTGATGGTGTCCGAACAGGTTCGCGAGATCTCGCGCGAGGTCGCCGACATCGCGCGCACGCTGACGCACTATCGCGCGTTCTACTGGTGGTTCCTGCGCACCGCCCAAGATCCGTCAGCCTATCATCAATTGTTCGATATCGCGTGGAAGCTGGCGCTGGTTTTCCTCTGCGCCTTCGCCGCCGAATGGCTGGCTTTCCGCCTGATCAAGCGGCCGGTGGCGCTTCTGGAAGCGCGGCTGCCGCAAGCGGCGCGGGCGCCGGCGCAGACGCTGGCGGTCGCCGATCCGCCTTCGTCCGTAGCCGACGTCACTGCCGCGCCCGAGCTGCAGCGGCGGCGTCTCGGCCTGGCGCGCGCCTGGCAGTCGCTGGTCAGGCTGCCCTTCGTGCTGGGGCGTCTTCTGCTCGAACTGCTGCCGGTGCTCGTCTTTCTCGGCATCGCCACGATGCTCCTGGGCACGGAGATCGGCGATCTCCCGACCCCTCGCCTGGTGATCCTTGCGGTGGTCAATGCCTATGCGCTGTCGCGTGTGCTGATTTGTGTGGTGGGGGGACTGGCCGGACCGTTCGGCCTGTTTCGCGTTCGCGCCGAGACCGCCGTCTATATCGAGATCTGGGCACGACGCATTGTCGCCGTCGGCGTCTCCGGCATCGCATTCGCCAATGTGGCACTGCTGCTGGGCTTGCACCGCGCCGGCTACGCCGCGCTGCTGCGCCTGGTGATGCTGGTCGTGCATCTCTTTATCGTCGTCATTATCCTGCAATGCCGGCGGCCTGTCGCGGACGCCATTCGTGCGCCGGCGGGGCGCGAGGGCGCCGCGGCGAGGGTGCGTAACCGCGTCGCCGGCCTGTGGCACTATCTTGCGATCGCGCTCGACCTCGCTTTGTGGGCGGTGTGGGCGCTCAATATCCGCAACGGCTATGCGCTGCTGTTGCAGTATTTCGTCGGCACCATTGCGGTCGCGCTGATCGTGCGTCTCGCCACCATGCTGGTGCTGAGCCTGATCGATCGCGGTTTTCGCATCAGCCCCGATCTGCTGCATCGCTTCCCGGGCCTGGAGACCCGCGCCAACCGCTATCTGCCTTTGTTGCGTAATATTATTTCGGCGGCGATTGCCTTCATCGGCCTCGTAGCCCTGCTGGAAGTCTGGGGCGTCGACGCCATCGTCTGGTTCTATGGCGGCCAGATCGGCAGCCGGCTGTTGTCGGCGGTGGTGACGATCGGCATCGCTGCCCTTGCAGCGGCGGCGATCTGGGAGATCAGCAATGCGCTGATGGATCGCAAGATCAGTGCGCTGTCGCGCGACGGCCATTACGTGCGCGCGGCGCGCTTGCGCACCTTCCAGCCGATGCTGCGAACGGCGCTGTTATGCCTGATCGTTACCGTGGTCGGCCTGACTGCGCTCAGCGAAATCGGCGTCAATGTCGCGCCGTTGCTCGCCGGCGCCGGCATCGTCGGCATCGCCATAGGCTTCGGCTCGCAGAAACTGGTGCAGGATCTAATCACCGGACTGTTTTTGCTGCTCGAGAACACCGTGCAGGTCGGCGACAACGTCACGCTCTCGGGCCTGTCGGGGGTGGTGGAGAACGTTTCGATCCGCACCCTGCGTCTGCGCGCCGGCGACGGCTCGGTGCATATCGTGCCCTTCAGCGCGGTGACGACGATCACCAATTCAAGCCGCGGCGCCGGCAATGCGGCGGTCAGCGTCAACGTGTCCTACAAGGAAGACACCGACCGCGCCGGCGAGATCCTCAAGGACATCGTCGCCGAAATGCGCAATGAGCCTGAATACCGCCATTTGATCCGCGGCGATCTCGAATTGTGGGGCGTCGACAAGGTCGACGGCTCGATGGCCTCGATCGTCGGCCAGATTCGCTGTACCGACGCCGGCCGCTGGCCGGTGCAGCGCGAATTCAACCGCCGCATGAAGCGGCGCTTCCAGGAACGTGGCATCGAAATCGCGCCAGGCGGCCAGACCATTCTGATGCAGGTGCCCACGTCTGCCGAAATCGCCTCGGATGCGATGCCCCGGCGCGCGGCGGGCTAG
- the minD gene encoding septum site-determining protein MinD produces the protein MAKVLVVTSGKGGVGKTTSTAALGAALAQGGQSVVVVDFDVGLRNLDLVMGAERRVVFDLINVVQGVAKLPQALIRDKRLENLWLLPASQTRDKDALTDEGVGRVIGELKSRFDWILCDSPAGIERGATLAMRYADEAVIVTNPEVSSVRDSDRIIGMLDSKTVRAERGERVEKHVLITRYDPARAARGEMLNIDDILEILATPLLGIIPESQDVLKASNVGTPVTLNNADSAPARAYIDASRRLMGEQVAMVVPVERKGFMDRLLGRRAA, from the coding sequence ATGGCCAAGGTCCTGGTCGTTACCTCAGGCAAGGGAGGCGTTGGAAAAACCACCTCGACCGCCGCGCTCGGCGCGGCGCTTGCGCAAGGCGGACAAAGCGTCGTGGTGGTGGATTTCGACGTCGGCCTGCGCAACCTCGATCTGGTGATGGGCGCCGAGCGCCGCGTGGTGTTCGACCTCATCAACGTGGTGCAGGGCGTTGCCAAGCTGCCGCAGGCCTTGATCCGCGACAAGCGGCTGGAAAATCTCTGGCTGCTGCCGGCTTCCCAGACCCGCGACAAGGACGCGCTGACCGACGAGGGCGTCGGCCGCGTCATCGGAGAGCTCAAGAGCCGGTTCGACTGGATCCTGTGCGACAGCCCGGCCGGCATCGAGCGCGGCGCGACGCTCGCCATGCGCTATGCCGACGAAGCCGTCATCGTCACCAATCCCGAGGTTTCCTCGGTGCGCGATTCCGACCGCATCATCGGCATGCTCGATTCGAAAACGGTGAGGGCGGAGCGCGGCGAGCGGGTGGAGAAGCACGTGCTGATCACCCGCTATGACCCGGCGCGCGCCGCGCGCGGCGAGATGCTCAATATCGACGACATCCTGGAAATCCTTGCGACGCCCTTGCTCGGCATCATCCCCGAGAGCCAGGACGTCCTGAAGGCGTCCAACGTCGGCACACCGGTGACGCTCAACAACGCGGACAGCGCGCCGGCCCGCGCCTATATCGATGCCTCACGCCGCCTGATGGGCGAGCAGGTCGCCATGGTCGTGCCCGTCGAACGCAAGGGCTTCATGGATCGGCTGCTGGGACGGAGGGCTGCATGA
- a CDS encoding thioesterase family protein, producing MDAIFRVDGNDVVTSPFAAGPWDPSMQHGSPPAALVVWAAERIPTPVAMRIARVTVDLMRPVPVAALTIETEVLREGRKIQLCAVRLLANGVIVVGATVLKIKVQTHAFPPEAAIEPIELPGPDQSRVEPADFSSSPFVTGMSLRAARGRFGAPGPGAIWYRVDRPIVEGSPVSQAMRAMAAADFCNGTSAVLDFRAWTFLNADLTVNFSREPEGDWILLDAESWIGPDGAGLAMARLADARGYFGRAIQSLVIERR from the coding sequence ATGGATGCCATCTTTCGCGTTGACGGCAACGACGTCGTCACCAGCCCTTTTGCCGCAGGGCCATGGGACCCGAGCATGCAGCACGGCTCGCCGCCGGCGGCGCTGGTGGTGTGGGCGGCCGAGCGGATTCCGACGCCGGTCGCCATGCGTATCGCGCGCGTGACCGTCGACCTGATGCGCCCCGTGCCTGTGGCGGCGCTGACCATCGAGACCGAAGTGCTGCGCGAGGGGCGCAAGATTCAGCTCTGCGCCGTCAGGCTGTTGGCTAATGGCGTGATCGTGGTTGGCGCGACCGTGCTGAAGATCAAGGTGCAGACTCATGCTTTCCCGCCAGAGGCCGCGATCGAGCCGATCGAACTGCCAGGGCCGGATCAATCGCGCGTCGAGCCTGCGGATTTTTCTTCTTCGCCCTTCGTGACCGGCATGTCGCTGCGCGCTGCCCGCGGCCGGTTCGGCGCGCCGGGCCCAGGCGCGATCTGGTACCGCGTCGATCGGCCGATCGTGGAGGGCTCGCCGGTATCGCAGGCGATGCGGGCGATGGCGGCGGCGGATTTTTGCAACGGCACCTCGGCCGTGTTGGATTTTCGCGCGTGGACCTTTCTCAATGCCGACCTGACGGTGAATTTTTCGCGGGAGCCGGAGGGGGACTGGATACTGCTCGATGCCGAATCCTGGATCGGCCCCGATGGCGCGGGGCTCGCAATGGCGCGGCTCGCCGACGCGCGCGGCTATTTCGGCCGCGCCATCCAGAGCCTCGTCATCGAAAGGCGCTGA
- a CDS encoding nitronate monooxygenase family protein produces MPSADLLSRFRDRLSLPLIAAPMFLVSGVELVVAACRNGVIGAFPTVNCRSPEQLDEWLTDIDGRLKTHADASGKPAAPVCANLIVHRSNARLEQDLQVLLRHRPEIVITSVGSPAPVIKPLHEAGALVLADVASIRHAERAVAAGADGLVLLTAGAGGQTGWLNPFVFVRAVRAFFDGPLVLAGGIADGHALRAAEALGCDLAYMGTKFIATRESMADERYKHMLVTCSADDVLLTTAFTGLQTNMLRPSIEAAGLDPDDLPQRGAIDIGKDIDIGARENRPKRWKDIWSAGHSVSGVGELLSADEMIARTVAEYREAAAHVRLG; encoded by the coding sequence TTGCCATCCGCCGATTTGCTTTCGCGCTTTCGCGACCGCCTCAGCCTGCCGCTGATCGCGGCGCCGATGTTTCTCGTCTCTGGTGTCGAGCTGGTGGTAGCCGCCTGCCGCAACGGCGTGATTGGTGCGTTTCCGACGGTGAACTGCCGCAGCCCCGAACAGCTCGATGAATGGCTGACGGATATCGATGGCCGGCTGAAGACGCATGCGGATGCCAGCGGCAAGCCAGCCGCGCCGGTCTGTGCGAATTTGATCGTGCACCGCTCCAATGCGCGGCTGGAGCAGGATCTTCAGGTGCTGCTGCGGCACCGGCCCGAAATAGTGATCACCTCGGTCGGCTCACCGGCGCCGGTAATCAAGCCGCTGCATGAGGCCGGCGCGCTGGTGTTGGCCGATGTCGCCTCCATCCGTCACGCCGAGCGCGCGGTCGCCGCCGGCGCGGACGGACTGGTGCTGCTGACGGCAGGTGCCGGCGGGCAGACCGGCTGGCTCAATCCCTTCGTGTTCGTACGCGCGGTGCGCGCCTTCTTCGATGGACCGCTGGTGCTGGCAGGCGGCATCGCCGATGGCCACGCCCTGCGCGCCGCCGAGGCGCTCGGTTGCGACCTTGCCTATATGGGCACCAAGTTCATCGCCACCCGCGAGAGCATGGCGGATGAGAGATACAAGCACATGCTCGTCACCTGCAGCGCCGACGACGTGCTGCTGACCACGGCGTTCACGGGATTGCAGACCAACATGCTGCGCCCGTCGATCGAGGCGGCCGGCCTCGATCCCGATGATCTGCCGCAGCGTGGCGCGATCGATATCGGCAAGGACATCGATATCGGCGCGCGCGAAAATCGCCCGAAGCGCTGGAAGGACATCTGGAGCGCAGGGCATTCCGTGTCGGGCGTGGGCGAACTGCTCTCTGCCGACGAGATGATCGCTCGCACGGTCGCGGAGTATCGCGAAGCTGCGGCCCACGTGCGGCTTGGCTAG
- the minC gene encoding septum site-determining protein MinC, giving the protein MDVRADTTRQLVRLRGRSYVAFVFSPVVPIVEWLAEIDATLARSPGYFVGKPIVLDLSAVDLSSAAIGHLLGSLGERNIRVLGIEGVEEERLAANMPPLLTGGRACVITRNEPAQKSEPEKPKPTSLLLETPVRSGQSIVFMEGDVTVLGSVGSGAEIVAGGSIHVYGTLRGRAMAGVNGNSNARIYCQRIEAELLAIDGYYQTAEEIDDSLRNRPAQAWLEGDTMKITPLN; this is encoded by the coding sequence ATGGACGTCCGAGCGGATACCACGCGTCAACTGGTCCGGCTGCGCGGCCGTTCGTATGTCGCTTTCGTATTCAGCCCCGTCGTGCCGATCGTGGAATGGCTCGCCGAGATCGACGCCACGCTGGCGCGCTCGCCCGGCTACTTCGTCGGCAAGCCGATCGTGCTCGATCTCTCCGCCGTCGATCTCAGTAGCGCCGCCATCGGCCATCTGCTCGGCAGCCTCGGCGAGCGCAACATCCGTGTTCTCGGCATCGAGGGCGTGGAGGAAGAGCGGCTGGCAGCGAACATGCCGCCCTTGCTGACCGGCGGCCGCGCCTGCGTGATCACGCGAAACGAGCCGGCGCAGAAGTCGGAGCCCGAGAAGCCGAAGCCGACCTCGCTCTTGCTCGAAACCCCGGTGCGCTCCGGCCAGTCCATTGTCTTCATGGAGGGCGACGTAACGGTGTTGGGTTCGGTCGGGTCGGGCGCCGAGATCGTCGCCGGCGGATCGATCCACGTCTACGGTACGCTCCGCGGTCGCGCGATGGCGGGCGTCAACGGCAATTCCAACGCGCGGATCTACTGCCAGAGGATCGAAGCCGAGCTGCTGGCCATCGACGGCTACTACCAGACTGCAGAAGAAATCGACGACTCGCTTCGCAACCGCCCGGCGCAGGCCTGGCTGGAAGGCGACACCATGAAAATTACCCCGCTGAATTAA
- the minE gene encoding cell division topological specificity factor MinE, producing the protein MSMRLLRLFGGREATAPVARERLQILLAHERGLLGQSDLLVTLREEILAVVSKHVALDPDKVLVKLERGKTVSTLEVDIEVPNNFDKSKAIAERRMAG; encoded by the coding sequence ATGAGCATGAGGCTGCTGCGGCTGTTCGGCGGCCGCGAAGCAACTGCCCCGGTTGCGCGGGAGCGGTTGCAGATCTTGCTGGCGCACGAACGAGGGCTGCTCGGCCAGTCGGACCTTCTGGTTACGCTGCGTGAGGAAATTCTCGCCGTCGTGTCGAAGCACGTGGCGCTCGATCCGGACAAGGTGCTCGTCAAGCTGGAGCGGGGCAAGACCGTCTCGACGCTGGAAGTCGACATCGAAGTGCCAAACAATTTCGACAAGTCGAAAGCGATTGCTGAAAGGCGCATGGCCGGCTGA
- a CDS encoding AMP-binding protein codes for MGNPLYAFPAACEQTLRALARYPERTAFAWPGGSMTYRGATGMIGRMQAVFMQLGFAPGTRVAFLTANRADIWCAGCAAQLSRFAITWLHPLGSLDDQLFQLEDSEAQMLVVDGITFRDRGGELAARASGLKTVFTLGPASYGTDLLQAIEAAGSATAQSFARTDDIATLNYTGGTTGKSKGALRYHREYGGWANAILADFEIPDTPRYLTVAPISHVAGTKVLPTLMRGGTVHMLKGFDPEAVFKTIEREKINFTLFVPTMIYVMLDHPALDRTDLSSLELLLYGASAMSPSRLVEGIERIGPVFSQLYGQTECYPVSVLRRKDHDPRTPELFLSCGFPIAACQVKILDHDDQEVPTGEAGEICVRGTHVMAEYWKRPETTAETLKNGWLHTGDIARVDERGYMFILDRKKDMIVSGGFNIFPREVEDVLSQHADVAMVAVVGVPDDKWGEAVTAVIVAREGTRPNADELINLVKAKKGPAHAPKHIKFVSELPMTGVGKVDKKVLKASFWTGRERIVG; via the coding sequence ATGGGCAATCCGCTCTATGCGTTTCCGGCGGCGTGCGAGCAAACTTTGCGGGCGCTGGCGCGCTACCCCGAGCGGACCGCGTTCGCCTGGCCGGGCGGATCGATGACCTATCGCGGCGCGACCGGCATGATCGGGCGCATGCAGGCCGTGTTCATGCAGCTAGGCTTTGCGCCGGGCACCCGCGTCGCCTTTCTCACCGCCAACCGCGCCGACATCTGGTGCGCCGGCTGCGCCGCGCAGTTGTCGCGATTCGCAATCACCTGGCTGCATCCGCTGGGCTCGCTGGACGACCAGCTGTTTCAACTGGAAGATTCCGAGGCGCAGATGCTGGTGGTGGATGGCATAACGTTCCGCGATCGCGGCGGCGAGCTCGCCGCCAGGGCGTCGGGCCTGAAGACCGTCTTCACGCTCGGCCCTGCAAGCTATGGCACCGACCTCTTGCAGGCGATCGAGGCCGCCGGCAGCGCCACGGCGCAGAGTTTTGCCCGTACCGACGATATCGCGACCCTCAACTATACCGGCGGCACCACCGGCAAATCCAAGGGCGCGCTGCGCTATCATCGCGAGTACGGCGGTTGGGCCAATGCGATCCTCGCCGATTTCGAAATCCCTGATACTCCGCGCTATCTCACTGTCGCGCCGATCAGCCACGTCGCGGGCACAAAGGTGCTACCGACGCTGATGCGCGGTGGCACTGTGCACATGCTGAAAGGCTTCGATCCCGAGGCGGTGTTCAAGACCATCGAGCGCGAGAAGATCAATTTCACGCTGTTCGTGCCGACGATGATCTACGTCATGCTGGATCATCCCGCGCTCGACAGGACCGACCTCTCCTCGCTCGAACTGCTGCTGTATGGCGCGTCTGCGATGTCGCCGAGCCGGCTGGTCGAGGGCATCGAGCGGATCGGGCCGGTGTTCTCGCAGCTCTACGGCCAGACCGAATGCTATCCGGTGTCGGTGCTGCGCAGAAAAGACCACGATCCCAGGACGCCGGAGTTATTCCTGTCCTGCGGATTCCCGATCGCAGCGTGCCAGGTGAAGATCCTCGACCATGACGATCAGGAAGTCCCCACCGGCGAAGCCGGCGAGATCTGCGTGCGCGGCACGCATGTGATGGCCGAATATTGGAAGCGGCCGGAGACGACCGCGGAAACGCTGAAGAACGGCTGGTTGCACACCGGCGATATCGCGCGCGTCGATGAACGCGGCTACATGTTCATCCTCGACCGCAAGAAGGACATGATCGTCTCCGGCGGCTTCAACATCTTTCCGCGCGAAGTCGAGGATGTGCTGTCGCAGCACGCCGACGTCGCCATGGTCGCCGTCGTCGGCGTGCCGGACGACAAATGGGGCGAGGCCGTCACCGCCGTGATCGTCGCCCGCGAGGGCACGCGGCCGAATGCGGACGAGTTGATCAACCTCGTCAAGGCGAAGAAAGGCCCGGCGCACGCGCCCAAACACATCAAGTTCGTTAGCGAGCTGCCGATGACCGGCGTCGGCAAGGTCGACAAGAAGGTGCTGAAGGCCAGCTTCTGGACCGGCCGCGAGCGGATAGTGGGATAG